In the Deltaproteobacteria bacterium genome, one interval contains:
- the glpX gene encoding class II fructose-bisphosphatase — translation MERNLAMELVRVTEAAALGSARLMGRGDETAADMAAVEAMRNAIDVLPIDGTVVIGEGDHDAMPMLYVGERVGTGQGPELDVACDALEGAAICATGGYNALSVIAIADRGSLLRVPDSYMDKIACGPEGRGIVDLDRSPTENLRALADAKGVYVEDLTVVILDRPRHTRLIEEVRRAGARIKLISSGDVSAALATTEVETGIDILMGIGGASQGILAAAALVCLGGEMQARLKPRNEEEAAQARGLGIFDLGRKYGLDQLASGSVMFAATGITPGDYLAGVRYVKGGAITNSVVMRSSTRTVRMIEAHHRFDRRPEY, via the coding sequence ATGGAACGCAACCTCGCCATGGAGCTCGTGCGCGTGACCGAGGCGGCGGCCCTCGGCTCGGCCCGGCTCATGGGACGAGGCGACGAGACCGCCGCCGACATGGCCGCCGTCGAGGCGATGCGCAACGCGATCGACGTCCTGCCGATCGACGGCACCGTGGTGATCGGCGAGGGCGACCACGACGCGATGCCGATGCTCTACGTGGGCGAGCGCGTCGGCACGGGACAGGGGCCGGAGCTCGACGTCGCCTGCGACGCGCTCGAGGGGGCGGCCATCTGCGCCACCGGCGGCTACAACGCGCTCTCGGTGATCGCCATCGCCGACCGCGGCAGCCTGCTCCGCGTCCCCGACAGCTACATGGACAAGATCGCCTGCGGCCCCGAGGGCCGCGGCATCGTCGACCTCGACCGCAGCCCCACCGAGAACCTCCGGGCGCTCGCCGACGCGAAGGGCGTGTACGTCGAGGACCTGACCGTGGTGATCCTCGACCGCCCGCGGCACACGCGCCTGATCGAGGAGGTCCGGCGGGCCGGCGCTCGCATCAAGCTGATCAGCAGCGGCGACGTCTCGGCGGCGCTCGCGACGACCGAGGTGGAGACCGGGATCGACATCCTGATGGGCATCGGCGGCGCCTCGCAGGGCATCCTCGCCGCCGCGGCGCTGGTCTGTCTGGGCGGCGAGATGCAGGCGCGGCTCAAGCCACGCAACGAGGAGGAGGCCGCGCAGGCGCGCGGGCTCGGCATCTTCGACCTCGGCCGCAAGTACGGGCTCGACCAGCTGGCCTCGGGCTCGGTCATGTTCGCGGCCACCGGGATCACGCCCGGCGACTACCTGGCCGGCGTCCGCTACGTGAAGGGCGGCGCGATCACGAACTCGGTCGTCATGCGGTCCTCGACGCGCACCGTGCGCATGATCGAGGCGCACCACCGCTTCGATCGCCGGCCGGAGTACTGA